In Physeter macrocephalus isolate SW-GA chromosome 2, ASM283717v5, whole genome shotgun sequence, a single window of DNA contains:
- the COPS7B gene encoding COP9 signalosome complex subunit 7b isoform X2, with the protein MAGEQKPSSNLLEQFILLAKGTSGSALTALISQVLEAPGVYVFGELLELANVQELAEGGNAAYLQLLNLFAYGTYPDYIANKESLPELSTAQQNKLKHLTIVSLASRMKCIPYSVLLKDLEMRNLRELEDLIIEAVYTDIIQGKLDQRNQLLEVDFCIGRDIRKKDINNIVKTLHEWCDGCEAVLLGIEQQVLRANQYKENHSRTQQQVEAEVTNIKKTLKATASSSAQEMEQQLAERECPPHAEQRPPTKKMSKVKGLVSSRH; encoded by the exons ATGGCAGGTGAACAGAAACCCTCAAGTAACCTCCTGGAACAGTTTATCTTACTAGCCAAAGGTACCAGTGGCTCAGCCCTCACTGCTCTCATAAGCCAAGTTTTGGAGGCTCCTGGAGTATATGTCTTCGGAGAACTGCTGGAGCTGGCCAATGTGCAGGAG ctTGCAGAAGGAGGTAATGCTGCTTATTTGCAGTTGCTGAACCTGTTTGCCTACGGAACATACCCAGATTACATAG CCAACAAGGAGAGCCTGCCAGAACTGAGCACAGCTCAGCAGAACAAGCTGAAACACCTCACCATCGTGAGCTTGGCGTCAAGGATGAAG TGTATCCCCTACTCCGTGCTGCTGAAGGACCTGGAGATGCGGAATCTCCGGGAACTGGAAGACCTCATCATCGAGGCTGTCTACACTGATATCATCCAGGGCAAGCTGGATCAGCGAAACCAGCTGCTGGAAGTGGATTTCTGCATTGGCCGTGACATCCGAAAGAAAGATATCAATAATATTGTCAAGACCTTGCATGAATG GTGTGATGGCTGCGAGGCAGTCCTGCTGGGCATCGAGCAGCAAGTTCTGAGAGCCAACCAGTACAAGGAGAACCACAGCCGAACTCAGCAGCAGGTAGAGGCTGAG GTTACCAACATCAAGAAGACACTCAAAGCTACCGCGTCCTCCTCAGCTCAGGAGATGGAGCAACAGTTGGCTGAACGAGAGTGTCCCCCCCATGCTGAGCAGAGGCCACCCACTAAGAAGATGTCCAAAGTGAAAGGTCTGGTCTCCAGCCGCCACTAG